A genome region from Streptomyces katrae includes the following:
- a CDS encoding ParB/RepB/Spo0J family partition protein, whose product MSKSDLLGTGAAFSNARRTAGRSERGRAKAVAQGDVPAYELIRVPLDQVCPTPLNPRRNFGTDEEKARFGEELRQAQLSACVVVSRGAYLALWPDHEGRIGAAAYVLINGERRFRSALHVGLESLDFVVRDDLAGSRTDFIDHLLAENLEREDFDVIERARGVRQLVDSCAEQGREHGAKSRAAERLGKSPSWVTNQLVLLELPEEIQRMLSSGEMPERDGRLLARAAKDRPGADGAALLDLLRESKAQEAEVKAAQREVLREALEVREVAPVRVAAADDVPGPGGPEEGAPQPRLLSADKSRGAGTASAGGAEPGPGAGAGAGAGAGAGAGAVAGPGAHAVAGPGAGAVVEAGAGAGAGAGAGAGAGAGAVAGPGAHAVAGPGAGAVVEAGAGAGGSRDRFAEGVRTSEAAAAATADEPETVIPVQATRLETGPVSWSDPQAVFEAIRQNMPPKQRAELTMLLIDSNGRTGHR is encoded by the coding sequence ATGAGCAAGAGTGACCTCCTCGGCACCGGCGCGGCCTTCAGCAACGCGCGCCGGACCGCAGGCCGGAGCGAGCGCGGGCGGGCGAAGGCCGTCGCGCAGGGCGACGTGCCGGCGTACGAGCTGATCCGCGTCCCCCTCGACCAGGTCTGTCCCACTCCCCTCAATCCCCGCCGGAACTTCGGCACGGACGAGGAGAAGGCCCGCTTCGGTGAGGAGCTGCGGCAGGCGCAGCTGTCGGCGTGTGTCGTGGTCAGTCGGGGCGCGTATCTGGCGCTCTGGCCGGACCATGAGGGCCGGATCGGTGCGGCCGCGTACGTCCTCATCAACGGGGAGCGGCGATTCCGCAGCGCGCTGCATGTGGGGTTGGAGTCCCTGGACTTCGTCGTCCGCGACGACCTGGCGGGCTCCCGTACGGACTTCATCGACCACCTGCTCGCGGAGAACCTCGAACGCGAGGACTTCGACGTGATCGAGCGCGCGCGGGGTGTGCGGCAGCTGGTCGACTCGTGCGCGGAGCAGGGCCGGGAGCACGGGGCGAAGTCGCGTGCGGCGGAGCGGCTGGGCAAGTCTCCGTCGTGGGTCACCAATCAGCTGGTGCTGCTGGAGCTGCCCGAGGAGATCCAGCGCATGCTCAGCTCGGGGGAGATGCCGGAGCGTGACGGGCGTCTTCTGGCGCGCGCCGCGAAGGACCGTCCGGGGGCCGACGGGGCCGCCCTGCTGGACCTCCTTCGGGAGAGCAAGGCGCAGGAGGCCGAGGTGAAGGCCGCGCAGCGGGAGGTGCTGCGCGAGGCCCTCGAGGTGCGCGAGGTGGCTCCGGTGCGGGTCGCGGCGGCGGACGATGTGCCGGGCCCGGGTGGGCCGGAGGAAGGGGCGCCGCAGCCCCGACTTTTGTCCGCGGACAAAAGTCGGGGGGCGGGGACGGCGTCGGCGGGGGGTGCGGAGCCGGGTCCGGGTGCGGGTGCGGGTGCGGGTGCGGGTGCGGGTGCGGGTGCGGGTGCCGTCGCCGGGCCGGGTGCGCATGCGGTGGCCGGGCCGGGGGCGGGTGCCGTCGTTGAGGCGGGTGCGGGTGCGGGTGCGGGTGCGGGTGCGGGTGCGGGTGCGGGTGCGGGTGCCGTCGCCGGGCCGGGTGCGCATGCGGTGGCCGGGCCGGGTGCGGGTGCCGTCGTTGAGGCGGGTGCGGGTGCGGGCGGGAGCCGGGACCGGTTCGCCGAGGGGGTGCGGACGTCGGAGGCGGCCGCTGCGGCCACGGCGGATGAGCCGGAGACGGTGATTCCGGTTCAAGCGACTCGGCTGGAGACGGGTCCGGTGTCGTGGAGCGACCCGCAGGCGGTCTTCGAGGCGATCCGCCAGAACATGCCGCCGAAGCAGCGCGCGGAGCTGACCATGCTCCTGATCGACAGCAACGGCCGGACCGGGCACCGCTGA
- a CDS encoding ParA family protein has protein sequence MTAPYDPEVREKVVAKLPATLRQELKVRAAQLGVDIQDAVTEGVHAWRADTSAATAVDTAGASSFSTYLPTGLYGDFKEDCRAREVPYNQGLAQSIRLWLDTHPSPAGRRRPAHEGARRIVVCNQKGGVGKSAISNGLSQALAETGARVCVIDFDPQGHLTRHLGAGMLGIKEPSLAKHMLGEIDGRIRDLLVPIEHGVFAGRLFLLPSCKDAFLLDARLATTRHVRTKETALEKALEELEKEFDYIVVDCPPSLGYTMDTALYYARTREGEAAKTSGLIIPVQAEDTSADAYDMLSEQLEDLVDDLGIEIAELGFVVNLYDSRKGYVVTSSLNSWKEFGDPPVITVIADLKEQREAVRVKLPLLHYAPECEQAEAMREIARRIAA, from the coding sequence ATGACCGCTCCATACGATCCGGAAGTCAGGGAAAAGGTAGTCGCCAAGCTGCCGGCCACCCTGCGGCAGGAACTCAAGGTCCGCGCAGCGCAGTTGGGCGTGGACATCCAGGACGCCGTGACCGAGGGCGTCCACGCCTGGCGGGCCGACACGTCCGCGGCGACGGCCGTCGACACCGCGGGGGCCTCCTCCTTCTCGACGTACCTGCCCACCGGGCTGTACGGGGACTTCAAGGAGGACTGCCGGGCGCGGGAGGTCCCGTACAACCAGGGCCTGGCCCAGTCCATCCGCCTCTGGCTCGACACCCATCCCTCCCCGGCCGGCCGCCGTCGTCCCGCTCACGAGGGTGCCCGCCGGATCGTGGTCTGCAATCAGAAGGGCGGTGTGGGCAAGAGCGCCATCAGCAACGGCCTTTCCCAGGCCCTCGCCGAGACCGGTGCCCGCGTGTGCGTGATCGACTTCGACCCGCAGGGGCACCTGACGCGTCACCTGGGTGCCGGGATGCTCGGCATCAAGGAGCCCAGTCTGGCCAAGCACATGCTCGGTGAGATCGACGGCCGGATCCGCGACCTGCTCGTCCCGATCGAGCACGGGGTGTTCGCGGGCCGCCTCTTCCTGCTGCCCTCCTGCAAGGACGCCTTCCTCCTCGACGCCCGGCTGGCCACGACCCGTCACGTCCGGACCAAGGAGACCGCTCTGGAGAAGGCCCTGGAGGAGCTGGAGAAGGAGTTCGACTACATCGTGGTCGACTGCCCGCCGAGCCTCGGCTACACCATGGACACCGCCCTCTACTACGCGCGCACCCGTGAGGGCGAGGCCGCCAAGACGTCGGGCCTGATCATCCCCGTGCAGGCTGAGGACACCTCCGCAGACGCGTACGACATGCTCAGCGAGCAGCTGGAGGACCTCGTCGACGACCTCGGTATCGAGATCGCGGAGCTCGGGTTCGTGGTCAACCTGTACGACAGCCGCAAGGGCTACGTCGTCACCTCCTCCCTCAACAGCTGGAAGGAGTTCGGCGATCCGCCGGTCATCACCGTCATCGCCGATCTGAAGGAGCAGCGCGAGGCCGTCCGCGTCAAGCTGCCCCTCCTGCACTACGCGCCGGAGTGCGAGCAGGCCGAGGCCATGCGTGAGATCGCCCGGAGGATCGCGGCATGA